The segment ACGGGCGAGGGTGTGTGCCGACATGCAGGACCAGGAAGATGCCAAGCGCGGGATGGAGCTGCCgtgggctccagcccctctctAGAGCCCCATTGCCTCTAATGCCACCCGGCATCGCAGTGGGGACACCGGGCACCTTCCCAGAGCTGGCATCGCCAGTTCACTCGTGCTCTGACatgcctgccttcctcctttccccctccctttaCAGCGTTTGCTATGATTCATGTTTGCTCGTGGCAGCAAATGGTCCtgcacataaaataaaacacaggctCCTTCCCTGGGGGAGGGAGACAAACAATTCCAGTTGGGCTTTGGAGACAGCTAAAGCCTTGCGAGGCTTCAGCCCAACTCATTTTCAGTGGCTGAGCTCAGCCCAGTTCGGTACAGCAGGTCCTGCCCAGCCTGGCCCCGAGCGACTCGAAAATCCTCAACACTTTGGTGGCCAAATGCTGAGTAACATTTTTCATGCCTGTTCCGTCTCCTCCCTGTCCCGTGCCCCGGGTGCCGAGCTCCGGTGCTCTGCAAACATGGCCATGGTAACTGAAGTGGAAGTTTCTAAATCTGTTTTAACCCTTTTAGGGACACACAgacccctttctcctcctttttacaacatagaataaaatcatagaatagaatcatagaagagtttgggttggaagggatctcaaagcccatccagtcccaccctctgccatgggcagggacacctcccactggatcaggggctccaaatcccatccatcctggcctggaacccctccagggatggggcagccacagctttcctgggcagtATCTCCGGGCGCTTCTTGTGTTGATGTTCACACTGAGAATCAccattcccattcccagctGAGCACCGGCAGCCGCAGATGCTCCCGCTGGAGCGAGTCCCCCTGCCTGCCCACACAGCTGTAATTTGTCGCTGGGATTCAGAGCGGCACCACACAGTAGGAGCTGGTGGAAAACCAGTGCTTGCCTGGTTAAAAAGCCCAGGGAAGATGTATTGCTCACACCGGAATTGCACAAGCTGAACGGGAGCCAGTTCTTGATTTCTTAGAAATAAGTGAAGCGATGTCCCAGaccagttttccttttgttgccaGCTGGCCCGGCCACACTGCGTGACAAGCCCAGATCCAGTTGTGGCCTGTTCCGAGCCCTGGGAATGGCTCGTAGGGAAGGAAGGATGTTGATCTGAGCGCGGTGCTGCCCTTGGCTCTCGCATGCTGGAACTGGAAAGAAGGGGCTGTTGCTCCAAGTGAGAAATcccccccagcacagccactGGCTGTATCCTGGGGACAGGGATTCCGGACGGTGCTCGGCCAGTCATAGAATCCGAGAATCGTTTGGGGttgaaggaacctcaaagcccatccagatgTGGACATGTTTCTGTGGGGTCCCAGACAGGTTCCCAGACATGTTTCCAAAGGATGCAGATCTGCTCCCATGGGATGCAGACACAGTCCTGAGGGATGCAGATCTGCTCCTGTAGGGTCCCAGACACATTCCCAAGGGATGCAGCACCATTCCCAAGGGATGCAGAGCTGTTCCCAAGGGATACAGAACCTTTCCTAGGGGACACCGACCTGCTCCAAAGATGTGGACACGGTTCCAAGGGATGCAGACCTGCTCCCAGGGCATGCAGACCTGCTCCCAAGGGATGCTGACCTATTCCCAATGGGTGCCGACCTGCTCCAAGGAATGCTGACCTGTTCCCAAGGGATGTGGACCCGTTCCCAAGGGATGCAGAGCTGTTCCCAAGGGGTGCAGTGCCGTTCCCAAAGGATGCTGCCCCGCTCCAAAGGGATGTGGACCTGTTCCCAAGGGATGCTGCCCCGCTCCCAGGGGATGCTGCATCACTCCCAGGGGATGTGGACCCGCTCCCAGGGGATGCTGTCCCGTTCCTAAGGGATGCTGCCCCACTTCCAGGGGTTGCTGCCCCGTTCCCAAAGGATGCTGCCCCACTCCCAGGGGATGCTGTCCCATTCCCAAGGGATGCTGCCCCCACTCCAGGGGATTCTGCCCCATTCCAGGGGATGCTGCCCCGTTCCCAGGGGATGCTACCCCGTTCCCAAAGGATGCTGCCCCACTCCCAGAGGATGCTGCCCCACTCCCAGGGGATGCCACCCCGCTCCAAGGGATGCTGCCCCACTCCAGGGGATTCTGCCCCATTCCAGGGGATGCTGCCCCATTCCCAGAGGATGCTGCCCCACTCCAAGGGATGCTGCCCCACTCCAGGGGATGCTGCCCCATTCCAGGGGATGCTGCCCCACTCCCAGAGGATGCTGCCCCACTCCCAGGGGATGCCACCCCGCTCCAAGGGATGCTGCCCCACTCCAGGGGATGCTGCCTCGTTCCCAAAGGATGCCGCCCCGCTCCAGGGGATGCTATCCCACTCCTACGGGACGCCGCCCCCCTCTCCGCCGTCCCGCCGCCGCCCTGCACCCGCCCGGTGCCGCGCTTGGGGCCGCCCCGTCCCGTCCCGCCCCGTCCCGTCCCTCCCCAGCGGGGCCGCCCCCGGGCGCGTCGGGCGCTTAAAGCGGagcgggcggcggcggctccgggAGCGCTCGCCATGATCTTCGACCGCCTCAAACGTTTCGCTATCGTCCTGGAAGGGACGGAGAACGACGGCCCCGCCGCTTTCAGCCCCGGGCAGGCGGTGTCGGGCCGCGTGGAGCTGGAGCTGGCGGCGGCCGCGCGGGTGGGAGCCCTGAGGCTGCGGGCGATGGGCGCCGCCCGCGTGCACTGGACCGAGTCCCGCAGCGCCGGCTCCAGCACCGCCTACACCCAGAGCTACAGCGACCGGCACGAGTTCCTCGGGCTCCGGCACACGCTGCTCGGGACCCCAGGTACGCACCGGCCGGGGGGACCGCCGTGGGGCTCCGGCACCCCGAGTGGCTGCAATCTGGGGGGGCTCCGGCACCCCGACCCTGGGGTAcccggggctgggggctccgGTACCCCGAGCAGCTGCAATCTGGGGGCTCCTGCACCCCATCGTGGGGCAcccggggctgggggctcctgCATTCCCACCAGTTAGAATCTGGgggctccagcacctcaacCTTCGGCAcccggggctgggggctccgGCACCCCGGGCGGCCGGAATCTGGGGTCTCCTGCACCCCGACTTTGGGCAcccggggctgggggctcctgCACCCCACCAGTTAGAATCTGGGGGCTCCTGCACCCCATCGTGGGGCACCAGGGGCTGGGGGCTCCGGCACCCCAGGCGGCTGGAATGTGGGGGCTCCTGCGCCCCGACCTTGGGCAcccggggctgggggctcctgCACCCCGACCAGTTAGAATGTGGGGGCTCCTGCACCCCGACCTTGGGCACCCGAGACTTGAGGCTCCTGCAACTCAACCACCTAGAATCTGGGGGCTTCTGCGGCCCGAGCTGGAGCATCTTGGGGCTCCTGCACCCTGACCAGCTGGAATCTGGGTCTTCTGCATGCCATTCTGGGGCATCTCAGGGCTCCAAGACCTCGAGCTGCAACTGGGGGGACCTGGGGCACCCTCAGGACTGGGTGCTCTTGCACCCCAACTTAGGGCTGAGGTCTCCTGCACCCTGACCAGTTGGAATCTGGAGGCTCCTGCACCCCAACCTGGGGCACTCAGGGCTGGGGTATTCAGCATCCCAACTTGGGGCGCCCCAGGGGCTTGAGGCTCCTGCAACCTGACCAGCTGGAAGCTGGGGGTTCCTGCAACCCATCCTGGGGCACCGGGGACTGGGGGCTCCTGCCCCTCAACCAGCTGAAATCTGGGTGCGTGGGACACCCCACTGTACAGTCCCCCAGCCGGCTGAGGTCTGGGGGCGTGGGGAGCCTTAGGGTCCGGGCTGCCTGGGGACTGGGTCCCCTGCAGATGCCTCGAATGCCGAGTGCCCCTGGAGTCCTGGGGTGCGCAGCCGTCCCTGCTGCCGCGCAGGGCACCCCGGCTGGGGACTGGCACCCACGACTCCTCCTTTGCTGTGAGTGCTCTCTGGCACGGAAGCAGCGTTGGAAAACTCGTGTGGAGACTCAGGAGCTTGCTTTGAGCAGGGGGGAGTGGACTAGATGATCCCCAGAGGTGTGCAACGCGGTGGGGGTGCAAACCCTGTGGGCAGGGGGGACCTTGGCTGGCCACCCTCCCGGAGCTGCTCCTGGCTCGGTCGGGCATCTCCGGGCTCTCGCTCCGGAGCCACAGTGCAGGGGAGGTTGTGGGATGAAGAAGAGCCCGCCTGGAGAAGCTGCCTGGCTCTCCAAGGAGATGGCCCTGGGTTGTGCGTGCCTGGAGACACGTGGAAAGCAGGCAGTGCCCGTCACCCGCAGTTCGTGCCCGGCTCTCTCCTTACAGCCGGGTTACAGCTGCTGCAGTTTAACCCTGGCAGAAATATTCCTGTGCCATCGTGCTGCTCTTTTGCTGCCCGTACCGGACGTCTCTGCCACCAATTTGCCCCCGGTAGGAAGTTCTGCAGGAGGGAGATAATCGTCTAAAATCTGTTTTGCCCACAGACAATGGCGAGGTCACCATCCTGCCGGCAGGAAGGCACGAGTTCCCCTTCACCTTCCAGCTCCCCGAgtaagctgatatttttttgttgccttaatacaaagagggagaggagctgtTTGCTCTGGGACACGGTCCTGGTTGGGCACACGGCACCTTGAAAATGACATTCTCTGAGCAAAGCCCTTCTGAACTGCTCCTTGCTTGCACGCAGGACGCTGGCAACCTCCTTCGAGGGAAAGCACGGCAGCGTGCGCTACTGGGTGAAAGCCAAACTGCACAGACCCTGGTCCACAGTGAAGAAGGTGAAGAAGGAGTTCACCGTGATTGAACCCATCGACATCAACACACCTGCACTGCTGGTGAgcttctcctgctctgcctcGCGGCAGCTGCGTCCCAAACGTCCCTGGGAAGCCTGCAGGGAAGGCGGCTGCCTCCCATCCAACAGGATAATACAGGCCTGATTTCCAGAGGGAATATTTTCCCCCCTCTACCTTGTGCCCCCCAGCGTTACCTGGACTGGGCAGAGGGCATCCATGTCTCTTAGTTTTTGGAAGCTTTAGTGCATTGCGACAGCATCTTGCATAAGATACCCAAGAAGTTGTTGATGCTCCTTGGCAGGTTCTCAGTGCCAGGGAGGTGCTTGCTTGGAGTTTCACTCTTTCTTAAGAAGTTAATAACTTagatatttcccttttttcaggCTCCCCAGGCAGGTGCCAAGGAGAAACTTGCTCGTGCCTGGTACTGCAATCGTGGCCAGGTTTCTGTGACTGCCAAGATTGACCGAAAAGGCTACACCCCAGGTGAGATGATGTGCCGGTGCTCTTGAACTTCTGTGGGCCCTGGGGTAGGCGGtttgcccggagcagtggtgctgccccatccctggaggggttccaggccaggttggatggggtttggagcccctgatccagtgggaggtgcccctgctcatggcagggggtggcactggatgggctttgaggtcccttccagcccaaaccgttccatgattctgtggtttggGGTCACAGTGAGCTGGGCTCTTGACTTCTGGCATAAAATCAGTCAGAGCTTTAGTGTGTGTGCCTGATGTGAGCCGGCTCCTGCTAGGATAAACCTTGTGCTGATAACATGGTCAACCCTCAGTGATCCTGTGCAGGAATTCCTTGAGGCAGGATCAGGCTGTTTCACCCCTTCTCCAACACGTGTGTCTCTTTTGGTAGGTGAGGTCATCCCTGTCTTTGCTGAGATCGACAACAGCACCAGCCGAGCGGTGGTACCCAAGGCAGCCATCATCCAGACTCAGACTTTCATCGCTCGGGGCACCAAGAAGCAGAAATCATCAGTGGTGACCAGCATCGTTGGCGACTCCATTGCAGCGGGGAAGCGGGAAGTGTGGCACGGGCGAGCGCTGAAGATCCCACCCGTTGGGCCGTCCATCCTCCACTGCCGCATCATCCAGGTGGAATACTCCCTGAAGGTGAGGGGCTTTGCGGAGTGGCTCAGCTCAGTGTTGAGCTTTCCCCTTCTCACCAGAGCTGCGTCCGCTTTGGGCTGGTGCAGAGATTTTGGGGCTGAGgactgctataaggtcttgGGTTCCCCCTGTGCAGCTGTGCCTGCTCGCCCTGTTGCCCCATTGCTACTCGTGCACGGCACAAGGGCTCATGCAGGAGCTCCTCTTGCATCCCGCTGTGAGAATTCCCCCCTGGCCAGCTCTGGGGACACAACTGTCCCTCTGCACTGAGGAAATCCCAACAGCTGAGCTTCTTCGCCGGCTTCTGTCTCTGCAGGTCTGTGTGGATATTCCTGGGACATCCAAGCTGTTCCTTGAACTGCCGCTTGTCATTGGAACCATCCCACTGCATCCGTTCGGGAGCCGCACATCCAGTGTCAGCAGCCAGTACAGCGTCAACCTCGACTGGCTGAGCACCATCCCGGAGCAGCCGGAGGGTGAGCGCCTCCCTCTCCCTGGGATCTCTCTGGGTCACCCACTCTGGATCGTGAGGGGCAGAGAAAGTTCTCAACCACTGCTCCAGgagcagcttttgctttctttgcttaattttttttgatgctGCACCTCCTGGGTTCCCTTGCTGGGAACTGGAAAGTTTGGGAAATAGTGGTTTTGATGCCGTTTTATTTGGATGTCTCCCATTAACAGAGACTGGATCCTAATCCCTGAtgcctctcttctctcttcagctCCCCCTGAATACTCGGCGGTTGTGTCCAGCCCAGAGGCTGAGCAGAGCCTGGCTCCGCCGTGCCGCAGCGAACTCGGGGGCGTCCTGGAAAGTCCCTTCTTTGCGTACATCCAGGAGTTTCGCTACCGGCCACCTCCGCTGTATTCAGAGGTAACGGATCGCCAGGAGCTGGCATGTCTGGCGGAAGGGGCTGGGATGTGCCCGCTCCGGAGATTTTTGACCCTGAGCTTGGCTTTGCAGATCGATCCAAACCCACCTTCAGACAACATCCGTCCGCGCTGCATGACCTGTTGAGAGAAGCGCATCGGACGCGGTTGACAGCGTGACGATCCCTTGGGATGAAAGCTTGCACCCTTGCAGCATTTCGGTCTGGAAATGGGGACGCGGTGGCCGTGAGCCCAGAGCTCCTGCAGCGCCGAGACCCCGGCTCCACTCACTGCCCTCAAATGCTTTTGTCGTGACTGTCCCACGGACCGACACCAAGAGCGGTGTTGTGGACTTGTGCATGGTAGGAGAAGATGTGAGACCCCAGTGGTGTGGAGCGACTCTGCGTGTGGTTGGGCAGAACGCGGAGAGTTAACTGTCCAGCATTTTGGGGTTAAAACAGGGCACGTACAGCGTGAGCCAAGATTGCTCTCTCCCCTTTGCCTGCAGTGCTCTGAAAAAGCACTGGAAAGCAGGAGCTTGGAGATATTTCTCAGGGTTCCTAAAGGTTCTTTTAGCGTCGCTTGGGTCTGAGTCCTGTGATGCTGCAGGTGCAGCCCTTCTCCTGCAGGAGCTCACCGGGACTGGGGTGCCCTCTGGCCTTTTTCTGGCCTTTTTCTGGCCAGATGAAGCAGAGACTGTGTCTGCTGCTGATAATCCTTGCCATGAGCCGGTGATGCCTGCAGGGGTTTGAGGTGGTCCACCAAAAACTATAGAGGCTTCCATGGGCTGTGACCAGGGCAGAGGACTCGGGGGATGAGCTTGTGACCTGCAGCAGTGGTTTGGTGCCATTCACCATGAACAGGAAGGCTGGTTCCTGCCTCAGCACCAAACCTGCACAACGTGCTGGTGCCTCTCCCGTGATGGGGCTGAAAACCAACCCCCGTGCTGCGATACCACCCACGGGGGTGTTGGAGCTGCAGCTCCGGCAGCTCCCTGGGGgccaaggaaaagggaaggaagccCAGTCTGAGACTGgtggtgatgctggtggtgaTGTGGAGTTGAAATGAGTCCTTCAGGGCCAGGAGTCCTGCTCAGGATGGGCTCAATCCTGCACCCATAGAGGGGTCGGTGTCCCTGGTGTGGTGAGGATGCAGCGGGAATGTG is part of the Cuculus canorus isolate bCucCan1 chromosome 27, bCucCan1.pri, whole genome shotgun sequence genome and harbors:
- the ARRDC2 gene encoding arrestin domain-containing protein 2 isoform X1, translated to MIFDRLKRFAIVLEGTENDGPAAFSPGQAVSGRVELELAAAARVGALRLRAMGAARVHWTESRSAGSSTAYTQSYSDRHEFLGLRHTLLGTPDNGEVTILPAGRHEFPFTFQLPETLATSFEGKHGSVRYWVKAKLHRPWSTVKKVKKEFTVIEPIDINTPALLAPQAGAKEKLARAWYCNRGQVSVTAKIDRKGYTPGEVIPVFAEIDNSTSRAVVPKAAIIQTQTFIARGTKKQKSSVVTSIVGDSIAAGKREVWHGRALKIPPVGPSILHCRIIQVEYSLKVCVDIPGTSKLFLELPLVIGTIPLHPFGSRTSSVSSQYSVNLDWLSTIPEQPEAPPEYSAVVSSPEAEQSLAPPCRSELGGVLESPFFAYIQEFRYRPPPLYSEIDPNPPSDNIRPRCMTC
- the ARRDC2 gene encoding arrestin domain-containing protein 2 isoform X2; this translates as MPALGCVQSLTVELEDGRVWGAYGSGELLHGRVQLELRGALRLWALEVYARGRATAHWVESRSVGLNTVYRDYTAYQTFLHRRCQLVHDNGEVTILPAGRHEFPFTFQLPETLATSFEGKHGSVRYWVKAKLHRPWSTVKKVKKEFTVIEPIDINTPALLAPQAGAKEKLARAWYCNRGQVSVTAKIDRKGYTPGEVIPVFAEIDNSTSRAVVPKAAIIQTQTFIARGTKKQKSSVVTSIVGDSIAAGKREVWHGRALKIPPVGPSILHCRIIQVEYSLKVCVDIPGTSKLFLELPLVIGTIPLHPFGSRTSSVSSQYSVNLDWLSTIPEQPEAPPEYSAVVSSPEAEQSLAPPCRSELGGVLESPFFAYIQEFRYRPPPLYSEIDPNPPSDNIRPRCMTC